In the Malaclemys terrapin pileata isolate rMalTer1 chromosome 12, rMalTer1.hap1, whole genome shotgun sequence genome, one interval contains:
- the PPDPF gene encoding pancreatic progenitor cell differentiation and proliferation factor, whose translation MAAIPSSGSLVATHDYYRRRLGSTSSNSSCGSAEYSGEVIPHHPGLPKSDPGHWWASFFFGKPTHPIMTTVSESPENSGTFQVANGMITCGLAQEVMRKRHASEPSKPSAGPSA comes from the exons ATGGCAGCAATCCCATCAAGCGGCTCACTTGTGGCAACCCATGACTACTACAGAA GGCGTCTGGGTTCCACTTCCAGCAACAGCTCCTGTGGAAGTGCTGAATACTCTGGGGAGGTTATTCCTCACCATCCGG GTCTTCCCAAGTCTGACCCCGGTCACTGGTGGGCTAGCTTCTTTTTTGGAAAGCCAACCCATCCCATCATGACAACTGTGTCAGAATCCCCAGAGAA TTCAGGAACTTTCCAGGTGGCCAACGGCATGATCACTTGTGGCCTGGCTCAGGAAGTAATGAGGAAGCGCCACGCCAGTGAGCCTAGCAAACCGAGCGCTGGGCCGTCTGCGTGA
- the PTK6 gene encoding protein-tyrosine kinase 6, translating into MAWGAESYPLKQVLCGWEMQNSDTLTSLAGHGVVTIALDAEIPRRADTLGRLISAQVYFLSSSSWFFGQISRSETLQRLLSEKNKTGAFLIRISEKKDTDYVLSVRDDSIVRHYKIWRNSQGNLYMNAALSFPDLLSLVEHYKAKNLSHGLRLTIPCWKQEQEPLPHWDDWERPREEFSLVKKLGAGYFGEVYEGYWKNKVKVAIKTIPKADLTYQATFKNETEVMKNLRHKHILSLYAISSVGDPVYIITELMLKGNLLDFLRASEGEHLEMTDLVDMASQVADGMCYLESQNFIHRDLAARNILVGENNICKVGDFGLARLIKDDVYLSYSHNIPYKWTAPEAISHGRYSIKSDVWSFGILLYEIITYGQIPYPGMSNSEVCKKVQTGFQMSRPPKCPPMFYEIMRKCWHLSPDQRPDFQYLKGKLYSFTLYENPGR; encoded by the exons ATGGCGTGGGGGGCAGAGTCCTATCCCCTGAAGCAGGTTCTTTGTGGTTGGGAGATGCAGAACAGCGACACACTGACGTCTCTAGCTGGCCATGGAGTTGTTACAATAGCACTTGATGCAGAGATCCCCAGGCGTGCTGACACTCTAGGGAGACTCATCTCAGCACAGGtttattttctctcctcctccagctggttTTTTGGGCAGATCTCACGTTCCGAGACCTTACAGAGGCTGCTGTCGGAAAAGAACAAGACCGGGGCCTTTCTAATCCGAATCAGTGAGAAAAAAGATACTGACTACGTGCTTTCAG TTCGGGATGACTCAATTGTGAGGCACTACAAGATCTGGCGGAACTCCCAGGGGAACCTCTACATGAACGCTGCGCTCTCCTTCCCAGATCTGCTCAGCCTGGTGGAGCATTACAAAGCGAAGAACCTCTCTCACGGCCTGAGACTGACCATTCCCTGCTGGAAG CAAGAACAAGAACCTCTTCCTCACTGGGATGACTGGGAAAGACCCAGAGAAGAATTCAGTCTGGTCAAGAAGCTGGGAGCTGGATACTTTGGAGAAGTCTATGAAGGATACTGGAAAAACAAGGTCAAAGTTGCAATTAAAACAATCCCCAAAG CTGACCTGACGTACCAGGCCACTTTCAAGAACGAAACCGAGGTCATGAAGAATCTGAGGCACAAGCACATCCTCTCCCTCTATGCCATCTCTTCTGTTGGAGATCCTGTCTACATCATCACCGAGCTCatgctcaaaggaaacctgctaGATTTTCTCCGAG CGTCAGAAGGGGAGCATCTGGAAATGACCGACCTGGTTGACATGGCATCCCAAGTGGCTGATGGGATGTGCTACTTAGAGTCTCAGAATTTTATTCACCGAGATTTAGCTGCGAGAAATATTCTTGTTGGAGAAAACAACATCTGCAAAGTGGGTGACTTTGGCCTGGCCAGGCTTATCAAG GATGATGTGTACTTGTCTTACTCCCACAATATCCCCTATAAATGGACAGCCCCTGAGGCCATTTCCCACGGACGCTATTCCATCAAGTCCGATGTTTGGTCTTTTGGGATCCTTCTGTATGAAATTATCACCTATGGGCAGATTCCATACCCAG GTATGAGTAACAGCGAGGTTTGCAAAAAAGTCCAAACAGGTTTCCAAATGTCCCGCCCGCCAAAGTGCCCACCCATGTTCTATGAAATCATGCGCAAGTGCTGGCACCTCAGTCCAGATCAGAGGCCTGACTTCCAGTACCTGAAAGGGAAACTCTACAGTTTCACGCTCTATGAGAACCCAGGCCGATAG